The DNA window GCTGGTGGACTAGATCGGCGAGTGCTTTGACGTCGATTCGATAGCCGTGGGAATAGCCGACCCAACTGCAGGAAACGATTCGTGTCCGGTCATCGCAGGCGTCGGCCAGCCGCTCGAGATCAACTTCATTGGACGGCATCTCGACTTTGCGAAGCTCGACCCCCTGGGCTTTCAGCAACATCCAGGGGAAGACGTTTGTCGGAAACTCTCCGACGGGAATGACGACGTTGTCGCCCGCTTTCCAGGGGTAGCCCTCCGCGACGAAGTTAATCCCTTCGGTGGTACTGTGGGTGAGGGCCAGTTCTTCGCGCTCGGCATTGATCAACGCAGCCGCCGTCCGCCGGGTTTTCTCGATCTCGGTTCGCCACCGCGGCCACAGGGCATCCCCACTTCCGGCGATATCGCTGGCCCAGCGGACGATCGTCTCGCGTGCGGCGCGGGTCAGAGGGGCGACGGCTGCGTTGTCGAAATAGGCGACGCCGTCGTTAATGGCCATGGCTTCGCGTAACAGATTACTCATGACTCTCACTCCTGATGCCTTCGTGCCAGCCGAGCTGATCCTGCGGTGAATATTAACGAATAGCGGCGGCCATCTGGCTGCAATGAATGATGCGTTCGCGGACGAAGGCGATAAACTCTTCTTCCCGGTTCTTCTCTGCCAGTTCAGTGACCGTCTCAACGGGAATCGGTTCGCCGAAATAGACCCGTACTCGAGCGGGGCGAACAAAGAAAGCATTCTTCGGCAGGGCTCGATGTGCTCCGGCGATTCCAACGGGAATGATCGGCACGTTGCCCCGGCGAGCCAGCGCGATAAACCCCGGTTTCAGCAGGCCGACTTCACCATCGTGTCCGCGAGTTCCTTCCGGAAACAGGCCCACGAGATAGCCGGCTTTCATGCGATCGAGTGAAAGTCGAAAACTCTCGGTTCCCGCTGCTTTACGATTGATCGGCATCACATAGGTATTGCGCAGGATCCAGCCAATGAGCGGGCGGCGGAACAGCGTGTTCCGGGCCATCCAGCTGACCGGTCTTTTGAGGGGAAGGCCTACGAGCAGGGGGTCGAGCGAACTCTGATGATTGA is part of the Rubinisphaera margarita genome and encodes:
- a CDS encoding lysophospholipid acyltransferase family protein; protein product: MQVFLVIWLQYRARGIENLPDDSGALLVVNHQSSLDPLLVGLPLKRPVSWMARNTLFRRPLIGWILRNTYVMPINRKAAGTESFRLSLDRMKAGYLVGLFPEGTRGHDGEVGLLKPGFIALARRGNVPIIPVGIAGAHRALPKNAFFVRPARVRVYFGEPIPVETVTELAEKNREEEFIAFVRERIIHCSQMAAAIR